The Neurospora crassa OR74A linkage group V, whole genome shotgun sequence sequence CGCGCAACTATCACTATAGTGTACGCAGTAAATGCCATCACCCCCCAGATGCGAACTAGGACATCGCGACAACGCCAGATGCGCACTTTTTCAAGTCATAAATGACATCCTCACATGCGGGAGACTCTCACCGTCTCCTACACTCCCGAAGCTAACCCTAACACCTTACTCTAGCTGCCAACACCAGGTAAACACCTACTAACCCTACACTGCGAGGAGCTCCGCTCGCAAAGAGCTACGTAATGTGACTACGTATCATGAAGACAGAGTCAGAATATCAGGCTCGGGTCGCCATTGCACATCTGTATGGATCTAACTTGTTAGCACGGTTCTTGGGGAGGCAAAGAACCTTGTTCTTCTCACAATAAACATCTAGTCTGGCCTTCTCTTGACCCCTGTTTTCTGTATGAGTAAGGTACCATGCTAACCAGCTATATCCATGCAGAGGTGTACACTTGTCGATACATCCCAGAAAATCCCAAGCGCGGCACCAGGTCCCAGCACCCGCGTACCGTACAAGTGCAGCTACTAGCGATGCCAAGCTCGGATTTGTGACGGCTAGCGTGAGATCATGCGACCCCCCTTACCCCGAACACCCCCCCTTTGGGCTTCAGTTGGACAAGCTTCCCCCACTTCAATCTAGGCAATCTCACCCCAAAACCATCTCTCATCGTCAAATCTGGGCTGGGTGTTAGGTATCTGCGCTTTTTTTCTCCAGTGATCGTCACTTTCAAGATGACGGTGACGCCTCTTTAGCAGCCTCCACCTGTTCTTCTCGTCGGTATTTCCATTCAAATCCACTCGTCCTCACATTCTTAGCTTTGCCAAGTCCCAATCTCATCTCGCACATCTCATCACGGGTGGACTGGCTGACGGGATCGCGCCTTGGTCGAGACCAGCCGAGAAGCATCACTGACGTCGTCAGTATCAATCACTTCATTCCACCAACCCCCCGGAAGCATGGGCATGGGGAAAATCAAAGGGACCCTCGGCTGCGACATCGGACCATTGATTGGTATTCAGTGTTGTCACACAACAAAGGCGATATGTCGACTTTGTTGGCCTTTTTATTGCATCTAGAGCGACTGGATATCGGTAGGTAGGGAAGATCGCACTCCTTGCAAGCGTCAACGTTGTCGGGACAGACACCGATGACAAAAGACGAACGATGGATCGAACACaaagcagcagcggcggttTTGACGACTTATACGTGCAAGTACAACATGGGGACATACGGTACTCAAAGTACTACATGAGACAtcaaccagcagcagcaggaccgGGAACGAAGTCGATGAAGTTGTATCGGATCGTTTCGGATCTCATTGTGATGCCCCATGGCTCCCCCCAGCCGATGGAATTGGATGCGCCAGGCGGGGGGGTTTGGTATCCCCTCGTGCCGTTCGTTGCTCAGGTTAGTCAGGTCGGCCTCTGCAAGAACTGGGCTGGGTTGGAGCAGGATACCTGGCCGCTTTCTGCCCGCCCTGTCGCAagtcccttttttttctccgaCTCTTGTGTCATTGCGACCACACCCTCTCACAGCACAAGGCCGCACAACCACAAATTCTTGCCTTGCCGTGCTGCAGCTGCCCAGCTGCCTTTGTGCTTGTGAAGTTGGTGATCCCTTCGAATCCAAGTTTggcgctggctggctggttcTGTTCCGGGGCGTTGATTACAAGATCCGGTCCTCGTCCGCTTGTTGAACGGCGCCGCTCTTCAAGGTGCTCGGTCCTTTTTcaccccctttccctcccccGGGCCCCCCTTTCGATGTCCTTGTGGTGTTACCGGTGGCATCAAGACAAATTGTGATATCCATTCGCCGGTCTACCCGTTTTTCGACTTTGTTGCCGTCCACTTCACTTATTGCGACGCGTCATTCTCAAGCAAGAACAAACGTCACCGGCAATGAGATGTAGTTCTTAGAGGCTTCGTAAACGGTTCCCTGGCCAACTACCGGGAAGATACAAATTGCCCTGGGCGCTCGCGCAGAAGAAGCCTGGCAACCAACACAGCATTGCCCACTCACTGGCTGGGTTTAGAGACATCAGCCAATCCAGCCGGCAAATAAGGAAAACAGGTGAAGCGAGGGGGGTACAGAAAAGGCCAAAGCCACCAGAAGAAAGTGAGTGGGTAAACATCAACAAGGTGCAAAAAAAGCCCAACGTTCTTCATCACGCAATAAGGTCCACGTCCATCACTCCATCACCCATCGGCCATCTCAGTTATCGCCCATCGAGTTGGATTTCTGGCGCTAGCAGCCAGCCAAACTAGCCatcgaggagaggagggacgGTCCCATGTCCAATCGCTCGATCTGCGACATTGAAGACGGACGGCACAGGCCTAGTGCACGTCTTCCTTGGCTCGATTTCGTTTCCCTCTCTCTACCCTCGCAATTCCCACAGGTACGGCACGGCATAGAACAGAAGAGATGACAGTTACCTGGCAAGTGGTTAGGTAAGGCCGTACTCTTTTGATACCGCCTTTCGCGCCTGTACCGCGTGCACTTGACCCAAACAGGCCAAGGAGAGAAACAAAGGGTCCAGCAGCTATTATAGCGGAAACTAGAGCGGCAGGGATGGGTGCTCTATTGCTCCAGTCCATCCTTCCACGATCCATTCCCAGATTCCTGAGGTACCGTGCACAGATAGCCGGCCCACCACACAAATCCACAgctgaagtggaaggggatATGGTACTAGAGGGAAGCTCAACCTCTCAACATTGCTGGGCCCGCCCATCGTAACCCACCGTAGCTAGGAGCGGTGCCTGATTCCCGTCCTTAACGGACGGGATCGTCCTCGGCCTCAACACCTCAGCATCTGTCATCCACCGGCCATCCACTGGCCGCGCAGCAGGACGGGAGGTAATCCCAGATTCAgccaaggtaggtacctacctagcaaGTCAAGTGCTGCATCCAGTGCATCCGCAGCGAGTAGCATCAAATAACGTAGGGCACGGCACCTAAATCAGGGGTATCGAGTATGGGGAGGCCAAAAAAGTACCTAGCCTGTCGCGCAAGTCGTAGCTCTCGGCGCTAGTCTTAAAAGTCACTCAATGTCTGACGCTGTCATTATGGCCTATACGAAAAGTTATTGCATTGAAAAACTGATTGAACCAGCAGAGTAAGCGCGCCCAAAATGGGTCATTATGCTcgaattatttctatatcgGGTTGTGATGAGGTAGATGCATCAGGTTGGAAGAAGGGTTTGCAAAGGTATCGAGACTTGGGGTTTCAAGCTGGGCGTGGGAGAGATACGTGATCTCTTATAGTCCGGATAAGCGCCTCGGAATCAGGTCCACTTGCACCCGGGCCTGTGGTGTCTCCCTTTAAACAGGAACCTTCAAACCCGGCTGGGGAGCTGCTGGTGCCCACCTTCCACTTTTTGCTCTGCGCACACACCCCCCCTGCCCCATCGCTCCCAAGGAAGGGAAGTTCATCCCCCCCATCCCCCAGTCCCCCGTTCCACTTGGCACCCAGCCCGTCCCCCATTCCCctgacccccccccccccccccctcttcccgGCCTCCCTCCATGCGGCTACCGTCCTAAAAAGTCACAAAAAGACAAGAACATCTCGTTCGCTCGCCACCACCTTACCTGCATGTCCATCCGTCCCCTTGGGTTCCAACATCTGACGACTCAGGCTGTCACTTCTGGTCCGGAAATATACAACTGACAAAAACCCGAATCCTCCCCATcagtccccccccccccttccctcatCTTGTCCCATCCCATCTGCAATCTCGACAGACATCCCGTCAGCCCGGGTGGGTTTTCCGACTTTGCATCGCCTCCCGCAAATGCCTACAAGAGACGGAAGCAGAACAAAGAGACTTGTTACCTGACCGGACCGAAGGCGTGGCCTCTCTTATCCACTCGTCACCCAACTCCATCTCGATCCCACTCAGATCTCAGATCTCCCATAACCTGAGGTGTGGCCCAGACTGgatatccaccaccaccaccattgcgACTCTAGGCCTGTGCACCTCTCTCTGTCTGGGTTggcagccaccaccacctttaCGTCCATTCAGCAGcttcttgtcttttttcAACTCTTCACCATCACACTCACTCCACTGCACGACCAACTCCCGCCGACGCCGCACTGGATGCCAGTAGATAGATACTCCTGTCTGCTAGGTACTTACTGTGCCCTTATAGAGTGTGTACCCGCAAGCGACACCAACGGACTCTCTCTCCGGTCCGTCCCGCCCTTTACGCCCGCCCATCGAGCTGTTGCGTCTCTTCATCCCGTCTATCCTGGCCTCTTCGAGTCAGATGCTAGTTTGAGCTAGGGGTGCTCTGCTTGGGTTACGACGCCATTTATTCTCCAAGACCCGCTATGGAAGCGGGCGATTCTGCTGCCAGGCAAAGGTGCGCCTCTCAGCTCAATCCGGGTCGAGTTTTTCTCCTGCAACGTCGAGCAACTGGGTTAACATTTTGTCTTCTTGTAGCGGGATCCcaactgccaccaccactcgtGAACACTTTGATCCAGCACGACCATACAACAACAGAAACAGCAGAGGAGGCACAGCCATGGCGACGGCAACCTTGATCAACCCGAGCTCCCAATACCACTCGCACTCGTTTTCCCACAACCCCTACCACCCCTCGTCCTCCGCAAGCATTCCCGGCATGATTTCGCCAGTCGATTCCCGGCGGACGTCCGACGAGTCGGAGAACCCTCATCGACAGTCGCTGCCTTCCATCTCAGAAGTCATCTCGGGTACCAAGCCGACCTCCTACCCTCCACATGCTCCGACCTCACTGCCGCCTACCCAGAGCCTCCCTTCGCCCTTTGCACCATCTGGTCCGCCCCGAAGTTACGATGTAGACAAGCATCCTTCGCCGAGGGCATTGCATCCAAGCTCGGGCTTCCCCCGCCCTGATCCTCTACCCGCTTTCTCTGACCCCGCAAGACCTCAATTGTCTAGCaggccgcctccgcctcccccGCTGAATACATTTCCAACACATCATCAGCACCCCTCGCCGCCAGTGAAGCTTGAACAGATGGAGGTTGACCAAAGGCATGCCGAGGCATCCCCATTGAGTGCCGGatatcctcatcatcctccagGACATCCAGCGGGGCCCCATTATGCGCAAACGGGACGTCTACCTCCTGGCCAACTACCGCTGTCGGCCTACCCTGTTTCCCCCAGGCATAGTGGACTCGGACTGCCCTCACCATACGACTCGCAGCACCGACCGCCTATGTACCCAGAGGAGCAAGAATATGGGCATGGTTATGCTAGAAGTAGCGAATACAAGGCTGCCCCAGAAAGATCCCTGCCGGACTGGTCGTCTTATGGGGAGATGATGTACATGGTAAGTGTGGAACTGCAGTCGCCTCGCTCACTTTTCCACGTCTAATAATGAAGAATAAGCAGATAGCGCACGCTGGGCGCACCGTTTATCATTTTGCTGAAGGCTATGGTGCCGCGGCCCGGGAACAGCAAGGACAGCCGCTTCCATCAAGGCTACCAACCGAAAGTGAAATCTCTGTCGTCATTGACAGCGCAGTTGTCGCGGTCGAGAACTTGAAGAACCTCCGACACCTCATTGCCCAGATCAATTCGGAACGATCTCGAGAAAATGGTGGACGCAAGTCCGGagccgaggacgacgatgtcTCCATGTATGGTGACGGCATAGGAAAGCATTCGTCTTTTAACGAAGTGAAGAAAAGGCGCGGCGTAAGTTGTTTTGTCCCAACTTTGGAGCCTGGTGCAAAGAGATGGAAACGAGCCTGAAGCTGACACATTTCTGTGATACAGCGTGCGGCTCCTCCTGGACGGTGCCATAGCTGCAATAGGATCGATACTCCCGAATGGAGGCGCGGTCCAGACGGCGCGAGAACTCTTTGCAATGCCTGCGGGTTGCACTACGCCAAACTTGAGCGCAAACGACAACTGGAGCAACGATCTATTCGACCTAAACCCACCGACGATCGAAACTAAGTTCACTATCCGACAGCGAAATACGATTACCGCGGGCATTCCACCTTGGGTCCTGACAATTTCGATTGCAGACAGCGGCATCATGTATGCTGATCATATCgaagcctttttttttcgagttgcccatttttttttcttttttttttgcagcGCCCAGACAGTACAGACGCATTCGAGTTGCGATTATATTACAACCTGTTTTAGCAAGCCTTCTTTATCTTGGTTCTATGTTGTCTTTTATACCCGGGGGTCTGGTTTTGGGTTCTGGGCTTGGTCTGGTTGCGGTTCTAGGCGCAGCACAAAGAAGGCAATGAAAGGTCCGGCCATATGAGGGGATCTGTGGGTTTGTTCATGAATCAATGCAAAAGCCCTTGTTTATTTCACATCTTGAAAAAAACATGTACATACTTTATACCCCTTTCCACCGCTGTTTTCCAGAACCGGTATATAGGACCGATTTTGTTTTACGCGAATTCAGGATGAATGAGAGGAGCTGCTAGAAAGCCAACAAGGCTGAGGCGGCTTATTTTCTCGTTACATTATCTACATACCCACATCTACAGCTTTAATTTGTTCCGCTTTTCTGGTAGAGTAAACCCGAGAGTTTATGGTGTC is a genomic window containing:
- the sub-1 gene encoding submerged protoperithecia-1, variant is translated as MEAGDSAARQSGIPTATTTREHFDPARPYNNRNSRGGTAMATATLINPSSQYHSHSFSHNPYHPSSSASIPGMISPVDSRRTSDESENPHRQSLPSISEVISGTKPTSYPPHAPTSLPPTQSLPSPFAPSGPPRSYDVDKHPSPRALHPSSGFPRPDPLPAFSDPARPQLSSRPPPPPPLNTFPTHHQHPSPPVKLEQMEVDQRHAEASPLSAGYPHHPPGHPAGPHYAQTGRLPPGQLPLSAYPVSPRHSGLGLPSPYDSQHRPPMYPEEQEYGHGYARSSEYKAAPERSLPDWSSYGEMMYMIAHAGRTVYHFAEGYGAAAREQQGQPLPSRLPTESEISVVIDSAVVAVENLKNLRHLIAQINSERSRENGGRKSGAEDDDVSMYGDGIGKHSSFNEVKKRRGRAAPPGRCHSCNRIDTPEWRRGPDGARTLCNACGLHYAKLERKRQLEQRSIRPKPTDDRN
- the sub-1 gene encoding submerged protoperithecia-1 yields the protein MEAGDSAARQSGIPTATTTREHFDPARPYNNRNSRGGTAMATATLINPSSQYHSHSFSHNPYHPSSSASIPGMISPVDSRRTSDESENPHRQSLPSISEVISGTKPTSYPPHAPTSLPPTQSLPSPFAPSGPPRSYDVDKHPSPRALHPSSGFPRPDPLPAFSDPARPQLSSRPPPPPPLNTFPTHHQHPSPPVKLEQMEVDQRHAEASPLSAGYPHHPPGHPAGPHYAQTGRLPPGQLPLSAYPVSPRHSGLGLPSPYDSQHRPPMYPEEQEYGHGYARSSEYKAAPERSLPDWSSYGEMMYMNKQIAHAGRTVYHFAEGYGAAAREQQGQPLPSRLPTESEISVVIDSAVVAVENLKNLRHLIAQINSERSRENGGRKSGAEDDDVSMYGDGIGKHSSFNEVKKRRGRAAPPGRCHSCNRIDTPEWRRGPDGARTLCNACGLHYAKLERKRQLEQRSIRPKPTDDRN